Proteins encoded by one window of uncultured Bacteroides sp.:
- a CDS encoding thiamine phosphate synthase, with protein sequence MKLIAVTTPYFFIEEDKIITALFEEGLDILHLRKPETCAMYSERLLSLIPQQYHKKIVTHEHFYMKEEFNLMGIHLNARNSKEPEDYEGHVSCSCHSVEEVMLKKKFYDYVFMSPIFDSISKEGYQSQYTPEDLRTATKDGIIDKNVVALGGITSDNILQVKDFGFGGAALLGDLWGKFDYCNDQNYSAVIKHFRKLKEIAG encoded by the coding sequence ATGAAACTTATTGCTGTTACTACTCCCTATTTTTTTATTGAAGAAGATAAAATAATAACCGCTTTGTTTGAGGAAGGATTGGATATACTCCATTTAAGAAAACCGGAAACCTGCGCAATGTATTCCGAACGTTTACTATCGCTTATCCCTCAGCAATATCACAAAAAGATTGTCACTCACGAGCATTTCTATATGAAGGAAGAATTCAACCTGATGGGAATTCATTTAAATGCCAGAAATTCAAAAGAACCGGAAGATTATGAAGGACATGTAAGTTGTTCATGCCATTCTGTAGAGGAAGTAATGCTAAAGAAAAAGTTTTATGACTATGTATTCATGAGTCCTATCTTTGACAGTATCTCAAAAGAAGGTTATCAGTCGCAATATACTCCAGAGGATCTGAGAACCGCAACCAAAGATGGCATTATCGATAAAAATGTGGTAGCACTGGGCGGAATTACATCCGACAATATATTACAGGTAAAGGATTTTGGTTTTGGAGGTGCTGCATTATTAGGCGATCTTTGGGGAAAATTTGATTACTGTAATGATCAGAACTATTCGGCCGTTATCAAACATTTCAGAAAATTAAAAGAAATTGCAGGTTAA
- a CDS encoding HesA/MoeB/ThiF family protein codes for MRYDRQTMLPEMGEEGQEKLRKASVLLVGVGGLGSPIALYLTAAGIGTLGIMDSDIVSLTNLQRQVLYTEAELDLVKVECARKRLSAVNSEVNIHTYPFKLTSENAEEIISKYDLVVDGCDNFATRYLINDTCVKLGKPYVYGAIFGLQGQVSVFNHKSKKTYRDLFPDEKEMLSMPPLSKGVMGVTPAVTGSVEASEVIKLICGFGELLDGKLWTIDLRTMETNIISL; via the coding sequence ATGAGATACGACAGACAAACCATGCTTCCCGAAATGGGCGAAGAAGGTCAGGAGAAACTTAGAAAAGCTTCAGTTTTACTAGTGGGCGTAGGCGGATTAGGCTCTCCCATCGCTCTTTATCTCACAGCAGCGGGAATAGGAACATTAGGAATAATGGATAGTGATATTGTGAGCCTCACCAATCTGCAACGGCAGGTACTCTACACAGAAGCAGAACTTGATCTTGTAAAAGTAGAATGTGCCCGAAAAAGACTAAGCGCCGTAAACAGTGAAGTAAACATCCACACGTATCCCTTCAAACTAACCAGCGAGAATGCAGAGGAGATTATCAGCAAATATGACCTGGTAGTAGACGGATGCGACAACTTTGCAACTCGTTATCTGATCAATGATACCTGTGTAAAGCTCGGCAAGCCGTATGTGTACGGAGCAATTTTCGGTTTGCAGGGACAAGTCTCGGTTTTCAATCACAAAAGCAAAAAGACCTATCGCGATCTTTTCCCCGATGAAAAAGAGATGCTGTCCATGCCTCCCCTTTCCAAAGGAGTAATGGGCGTAACCCCTGCCGTAACAGGAAGCGTAGAAGCATCAGAGGTCATCAAACTAATCTGCGGATTTGGGGAATTGCTTGATGGCAAGCTGTGGACTATTGATTTACGAACAATGGAAACAAACATTATTTCACTTTAA
- the thiH gene encoding 2-iminoacetate synthase ThiH, with the protein MFSNELAKISWEDSTRAIYSKTSADVERALSKEHLDVNDFMALISPAAEPYLEVMAQLSRQYTLQRFGKTISMFVPLYITNSCTNHCIYCGFQHNNPIARVILTEEEIVNEYKAIKKLAPFENLLLVTGENPAAAGVPYIERALQLAKPYFSNLQIEVMPLKAEEYERLTHSGLNGVICFQETYNKANYNIYHPKGMKSKFEWRVDAFDRMGQAGVHKIGMGALIGLEEWRTDVTMMAHHLRYLQKNYWKTKYSVNFPRMRPSEGHFQPNVVMSDRELAQLTFAFRIFDHDVDISYSTRESAEIRNNMATLGVTTMSAESKTEPGGYYTYPQALEQFAINDSRTAVQVEKDLKQIGREPVWKDWDQAFDRSL; encoded by the coding sequence ATGTTTTCAAATGAATTAGCAAAGATTTCATGGGAAGACTCTACAAGAGCCATTTATTCCAAAACATCCGCCGATGTGGAACGTGCGCTTAGCAAAGAACACTTGGATGTAAATGATTTCATGGCACTGATCTCTCCTGCCGCCGAGCCTTACTTAGAGGTGATGGCCCAGTTGAGTCGCCAATATACCTTACAGCGTTTTGGCAAAACCATATCCATGTTTGTGCCACTCTACATAACCAACTCATGCACCAACCATTGCATCTACTGCGGATTCCAGCACAATAACCCCATTGCCCGTGTCATCCTCACGGAAGAGGAAATTGTGAACGAATATAAAGCAATCAAGAAACTGGCACCGTTTGAGAACCTTCTGCTGGTAACGGGAGAAAATCCGGCAGCCGCGGGAGTTCCGTATATAGAAAGGGCTCTGCAACTGGCCAAACCTTATTTCTCCAATCTTCAGATAGAAGTGATGCCACTCAAAGCGGAAGAGTATGAACGCTTAACGCATTCGGGCCTCAACGGTGTTATCTGTTTCCAGGAGACCTATAACAAAGCGAACTACAACATTTACCATCCGAAAGGAATGAAATCGAAATTCGAATGGCGGGTAGATGCCTTTGACCGAATGGGGCAAGCCGGTGTGCACAAAATTGGTATGGGCGCGTTGATTGGTCTTGAGGAATGGCGCACGGATGTTACCATGATGGCGCATCACCTACGGTATCTGCAAAAGAATTACTGGAAGACAAAGTACAGCGTAAACTTCCCGCGTATGCGTCCGTCCGAGGGGCACTTTCAGCCCAATGTAGTTATGAGTGACCGTGAACTGGCTCAGCTTACATTTGCTTTCCGTATCTTCGATCATGATGTAGACATCTCCTACTCAACCCGTGAGAGTGCTGAAATACGCAATAACATGGCAACGCTGGGTGTAACTACAATGAGTGCCGAAAGTAAAACTGAACCGGGAGGTTACTACACCTATCCGCAAGCATTGGAGCAGTTTGCCATCAATGACAGTCGCACAGCCGTACAGGTAGAAAAGGACCTGAAGCAAATTGGACGGGAACCAGTCTGGAAAGATTGGGATCAGGCATTTGACAGATCATTATAA
- the thiC gene encoding phosphomethylpyrimidine synthase ThiC yields MKSEITRTPFPNSEKIYVDGVIHPIKVAMRKVKLTDTVKIVNGERVFHKNDDVVIYDTSGPFTDPSVHIDLQKGLPRLRESWIKERGDVEQLSDISSEYGRMRRADKSLDSLRFEHIALPYRAKAGKQISQMYYAKQGIITPEMEYVAIRENQNNAELGIESHITPEFVRREIAEGRAVIPANINHPEAEPMIIGKNFLVKINTNIGNSATSSGIEEEVEKAVWSCRWGGDTLMDLSTGANIHETREWIIRNCPVPVGTVPIYQALEKVDGKVEDLTWEIYKDTLIEQCEQGVDYFTIHAGIRLHNVHLSQKRLTGIVSRGGSIMSKWCLVHNQESFLYDHFDDICEILAQYDVAVSLGDGLRPGSIHDANDEAQFAELDTLGELVQRAWKYNVQAFIEGPGHVPMHKIKENMDRQISACHDAPFYTLGPLTTDIAPGYDHITSAIGGAQIAWLGTAMLCYVTPKEHLGLPNKEDVRVGVITYKIAAHAADLAKGHPGAEVRDNALSKARYDFRWKDQFNLSLDPERALEYFKQGAHEDGEYCTMCGPNFCAMRLSHDLNDCAK; encoded by the coding sequence ATGAAAAGTGAAATAACAAGAACTCCTTTCCCTAATTCCGAAAAAATATACGTGGATGGTGTAATTCATCCTATCAAGGTTGCCATGCGCAAAGTGAAACTGACCGATACTGTGAAAATAGTAAACGGCGAAAGGGTTTTCCATAAGAATGACGACGTGGTGATTTACGATACCAGCGGCCCATTTACTGATCCTTCCGTGCATATAGATCTGCAGAAAGGACTACCCAGACTTCGCGAATCGTGGATTAAAGAGCGTGGTGACGTGGAACAACTCTCGGACATTAGTTCTGAATACGGACGCATGCGCCGTGCCGACAAGAGCCTCGACAGTCTGCGGTTTGAACATATTGCATTACCTTACAGGGCAAAAGCCGGAAAGCAGATTTCTCAGATGTATTATGCCAAACAAGGCATTATTACTCCGGAAATGGAGTACGTAGCTATCCGTGAGAACCAGAATAATGCAGAATTGGGTATAGAATCGCACATCACGCCTGAGTTTGTTCGTCGTGAGATTGCCGAAGGACGTGCCGTGATTCCGGCAAACATCAACCATCCTGAGGCTGAGCCTATGATTATCGGGAAGAATTTTCTTGTGAAGATAAACACAAACATTGGAAACTCGGCCACATCTTCGGGCATTGAAGAGGAAGTGGAAAAGGCTGTATGGTCTTGCCGCTGGGGCGGAGATACGTTGATGGACCTCTCTACCGGAGCAAACATTCACGAAACACGCGAATGGATTATCCGCAACTGTCCGGTTCCTGTTGGTACCGTGCCAATTTATCAGGCTTTGGAGAAGGTAGACGGCAAGGTTGAAGACCTTACCTGGGAGATTTACAAGGATACACTGATTGAGCAATGCGAACAAGGAGTTGACTACTTCACTATACATGCCGGAATTCGCCTGCACAATGTGCATTTGTCACAGAAGCGCCTTACGGGAATCGTGTCTCGTGGTGGTTCCATCATGTCAAAATGGTGCCTTGTCCACAATCAGGAGAGCTTTCTTTATGATCATTTCGATGATATCTGCGAGATTCTTGCACAGTATGACGTGGCTGTTTCTCTGGGCGACGGACTCCGTCCGGGAAGTATTCACGATGCCAACGATGAGGCTCAGTTTGCCGAGCTAGACACATTAGGAGAATTGGTGCAGCGAGCATGGAAGTACAACGTACAAGCCTTTATTGAAGGGCCGGGACATGTGCCTATGCACAAAATCAAAGAGAATATGGACAGACAGATTTCTGCTTGTCACGATGCACCATTCTACACACTTGGTCCATTGACAACCGACATTGCTCCTGGTTATGACCACATAACAAGTGCCATTGGAGGAGCACAGATTGCCTGGCTGGGAACAGCGATGCTTTGCTACGTTACGCCCAAAGAGCATCTGGGATTGCCCAACAAGGAAGACGTCCGCGTTGGGGTGATTACCTACAAGATTGCTGCGCATGCCGCCGATCTGGCCAAAGGTCATCCCGGAGCAGAGGTGCGCGATAATGCACTGAGTAAAGCACGGTACGATTTCCGTTGGAAAGATCAGTTCAATCTTTCACTTGATCCGGAGCGTGCATTGGAATATTTCAAGCAGGGTGCTCACGAAGATGGTGAATATTGCACCATGTGCGGGCCAAACTTCTGCGCCATGCGCCTGTCTCACGACCTGAATGATTGCGCAAAATAA
- a CDS encoding thiazole synthase — protein sequence MEKLIIAGREFSSRLFLGTGKFNSNQVMEEAILASESEMVTVAMKRIDLDNQEDDMLNHIKHPNIQLLQNTSGVRNAEEAVFAAQMAREAFGTNWLKLEIHPDPRYLLPDSVETLKATKELVKLGFVVLPYCQADPVLCKQLEEAGAATVMPLGAPIGTNKGLQTKDFIRIIIEQAGIPVVVDAGIGAPSHAAEAMEMGASAVLVNTAVAVAGNPVEMAKAFKLAVEAGRMAYEAQLAATGIIAQASSPLTSFLNV from the coding sequence ATGGAAAAATTAATAATTGCAGGAAGAGAATTCAGTTCCCGCCTGTTTCTGGGTACAGGAAAATTCAATTCTAATCAGGTAATGGAAGAGGCAATCTTGGCTTCTGAAAGTGAAATGGTTACCGTTGCCATGAAACGTATTGACCTGGATAATCAGGAAGATGACATGCTTAATCACATAAAGCACCCTAACATTCAGCTATTGCAAAATACATCGGGCGTTAGAAATGCAGAGGAAGCTGTATTCGCAGCTCAGATGGCTCGTGAGGCATTCGGAACAAACTGGCTGAAGTTGGAAATTCATCCCGATCCACGTTATTTATTGCCCGATTCTGTGGAAACACTCAAGGCTACCAAGGAGCTTGTAAAGCTTGGCTTTGTGGTACTTCCTTATTGTCAGGCCGATCCTGTGCTATGCAAACAACTTGAAGAGGCCGGCGCTGCTACGGTTATGCCATTGGGTGCTCCTATCGGTACCAATAAAGGGTTGCAGACCAAGGATTTTATTCGCATTATTATAGAACAAGCCGGAATTCCTGTAGTTGTAGATGCAGGTATAGGCGCACCAAGTCATGCAGCTGAGGCTATGGAAATGGGTGCTTCGGCAGTGCTTGTGAATACTGCAGTAGCCGTTGCCGGTAATCCGGTGGAGATGGCCAAGGCATTCAAGCTGGCAGTGGAAGCCGGACGAATGGCTTACGAAGCACAACTGGCTGCAACAGGCATTATTGCTCAGGCAAGCAGTCCGCTAACCAGCTTTTTAAATGTATAA
- a CDS encoding thiamine phosphate synthase codes for MNDMNLQFITHFTEKYSYFDSARMALEGGCRWIQLRMKDAPIKVVEAEAVRVMKLCKEYGATFIIDDHVELVKKLGADGVHLGKNDMPVAEARCYLGKEFIIGGTANTFDDVCMHVNSGANYIGMGPFRYTTTKKNLSPVLGLEGYNEILGKMKAKGIIVPVVAIGGITMNDIKDVMQTGVSGIALSGTILRATDPVSETRQILQK; via the coding sequence ATGAACGACATGAATCTTCAGTTTATCACTCACTTTACCGAGAAATACTCTTATTTTGATTCTGCACGCATGGCTCTTGAAGGCGGTTGCCGATGGATTCAGCTACGCATGAAGGATGCACCTATCAAGGTTGTTGAGGCTGAGGCTGTCCGCGTAATGAAATTATGCAAGGAATACGGTGCTACTTTCATTATTGACGACCATGTGGAGTTGGTGAAAAAACTGGGAGCCGACGGAGTGCATCTGGGTAAGAATGATATGCCGGTGGCAGAGGCCAGATGCTATCTTGGAAAGGAGTTCATTATTGGCGGAACTGCCAATACGTTTGATGATGTGTGTATGCACGTAAACTCTGGTGCCAATTATATTGGCATGGGCCCCTTCAGGTACACAACCACCAAAAAGAACCTTAGTCCGGTACTGGGATTAGAGGGATACAATGAGATACTTGGTAAAATGAAAGCAAAAGGAATTATTGTTCCCGTGGTAGCTATTGGCGGAATCACTATGAACGACATCAAAGATGTGATGCAGACAGGTGTATCCGGCATTGCACTATCGGGAACTATCCTGAGGGCAACAGATCCCGTGAGTGAAACCAGGCAGATCCTTCAAAAATAA
- the thiS gene encoding sulfur carrier protein ThiS, whose product MKVQVNNKETELLSQSSIQQLALSMELPAAGVAIAVNNKMVPRTEWDQFVLKENDQIVIIKAACGG is encoded by the coding sequence ATGAAAGTTCAAGTAAACAACAAGGAGACAGAGCTTCTATCGCAGTCTTCAATCCAACAATTAGCTTTATCAATGGAGCTCCCCGCAGCGGGTGTGGCTATTGCCGTAAACAACAAGATGGTACCCCGCACTGAGTGGGATCAGTTTGTCCTCAAAGAGAATGATCAGATAGTGATTATCAAAGCAGCTTGTGGAGGATGA
- a CDS encoding GNAT family N-acetyltransferase gives MVIRSIKEEDDEALASIIRRTLEEFGANHPGTVYFDEAINRLSKMFQTERSTYFVVFDEENNKILGGGGIYPTEGLPSDTVELVKLYLLPETRGKGIGKLLINKCLSFAKQAGYSKVYLESMGELSGAVGLYERLGFSYLDAPLGNSGHCYCGIWMMKEI, from the coding sequence ATGGTAATCAGAAGCATAAAGGAAGAAGACGATGAAGCTTTGGCTTCAATCATTCGCAGAACATTGGAAGAGTTTGGAGCCAATCATCCGGGAACAGTCTATTTTGATGAGGCTATCAATCGTTTGAGCAAAATGTTTCAAACAGAAAGAAGTACTTACTTTGTAGTATTCGATGAGGAAAATAATAAAATTCTTGGTGGCGGAGGCATTTACCCTACCGAAGGATTGCCTTCTGATACTGTAGAATTGGTAAAACTATATCTGCTTCCCGAAACAAGAGGGAAAGGGATTGGGAAATTATTAATCAATAAATGTTTAAGTTTTGCAAAGCAAGCTGGTTACTCTAAAGTTTATCTGGAAAGTATGGGTGAACTGAGCGGAGCAGTTGGCTTATATGAAAGGTTAGGATTTTCATACCTGGATGCTCCCCTGGGAAACAGTGGCCATTGCTATTGCGGAATATGGATGATGAAAGAAATTTGA
- the thiD gene encoding bifunctional hydroxymethylpyrimidine kinase/phosphomethylpyrimidine kinase: MTKQYKTVLTIAGSDPSGGAGIQADIKTISACGCYAMSAITAIVDENTFQVKGVHPVPASFVKGQIESVLDDIGADAVKIGMLHSSELILTVKETFSKYKIHNIVLDPIMIATAGNNLLKQDAVRILEDELIPLTRIITPNIPEAEVLSGQKIRSKEDMLTVIKSLSCGNEVSVLLKAGHLSDNELTDIFYNAETDEIIELRAKRISSKNTHGTGCTLSSAIASFLAHGQSLNDAVRNAKEYMNQAILHGADYEIGQGHGPVHHFFAFWK, translated from the coding sequence ATGACAAAACAGTATAAAACCGTATTAACTATTGCTGGAAGTGATCCAAGTGGAGGAGCAGGTATTCAGGCAGATATAAAGACTATATCAGCATGTGGATGTTATGCCATGTCGGCCATAACGGCTATCGTTGATGAGAATACTTTTCAGGTGAAGGGAGTACATCCGGTGCCGGCCTCTTTTGTCAAAGGACAAATAGAATCCGTTCTTGATGATATAGGTGCCGATGCTGTGAAGATTGGAATGCTTCACTCTTCAGAGCTAATTCTTACGGTGAAAGAAACTTTTTCCAAGTATAAAATTCACAACATTGTTCTTGATCCGATAATGATTGCAACGGCAGGGAATAACCTGTTAAAGCAGGACGCTGTGAGAATTCTGGAAGATGAATTAATTCCGCTAACAAGAATTATCACTCCCAATATACCGGAAGCTGAGGTTTTATCCGGACAGAAAATAAGAAGCAAAGAAGATATGCTCACGGTCATTAAAAGTCTTTCTTGCGGCAATGAAGTTTCGGTCCTACTGAAAGCCGGACATCTTTCTGATAATGAGCTGACAGATATCTTTTATAATGCTGAAACCGATGAGATTATTGAGCTTCGTGCAAAACGAATATCTTCAAAGAATACCCATGGCACCGGTTGTACTTTATCATCGGCCATAGCATCTTTTCTGGCTCATGGGCAATCATTAAATGATGCAGTAAGAAATGCAAAAGAATATATGAATCAGGCTATATTGCATGGTGCCGATTATGAAATAGGACAGGGGCATGGTCCGGTTCACCACTTCTTTGCTTTCTGGAAATAG
- a CDS encoding leucine-rich repeat domain-containing protein: MSISAVSKYLFIVIYLLQSFGLQAQDITSDTLKVKAGKLSEQLGSNKDLIKDLTLKGEINGTDITTIRSMKKLSVLNMEKADIVKGGVFISSIYDDKIEIADNEVPEEMFYSKDNLTSIILPENITAIGVKSFSDCTKLTSIIIPDDVTSIGTNAFIGCTGLTSVTFSKSMASIDYAAFQDCTGLKNIHCRGLIPAKITPYTFFGVNKINCKLYVPKGTSPAYKGAAGWSEFKNVIEE, encoded by the coding sequence ATGAGTATAAGCGCTGTCTCTAAATATTTATTCATAGTAATATATCTGCTGCAAAGTTTCGGATTACAAGCTCAGGATATTACGTCTGACACTCTAAAGGTTAAGGCAGGAAAGCTTAGTGAGCAGTTAGGAAGTAATAAAGATTTAATTAAGGACTTAACTCTTAAAGGAGAAATTAACGGAACAGACATTACCACTATTCGTAGCATGAAGAAATTGTCTGTACTAAATATGGAGAAAGCAGATATTGTAAAAGGTGGAGTATTTATTAGCTCTATTTATGACGACAAAATTGAAATTGCAGACAATGAAGTACCGGAAGAGATGTTTTACTCCAAGGATAATTTAACTTCAATAATCCTACCCGAGAACATAACTGCTATCGGAGTAAAATCATTCTCAGACTGCACAAAGCTAACTTCTATCATAATACCGGATGATGTAACATCTATTGGCACCAATGCCTTTATTGGCTGCACGGGATTAACATCTGTCACGTTCTCAAAAAGTATGGCTTCTATTGATTATGCCGCATTTCAGGATTGCACAGGATTAAAAAACATACATTGCAGAGGATTGATTCCGGCAAAGATCACACCTTATACTTTCTTTGGGGTTAATAAAATTAACTGCAAATTATATGTACCCAAAGGTACTTCTCCAGCCTACAAAGGTGCAGCAGGATGGAGCGAATTTAAAAACGTTATAGAAGAATAG
- a CDS encoding acyltransferase family protein → MGKRIKYLDLIKFFAIYCVILGHLIQYIGADPWNNTIWKLIYSFHVPLFMIMSGYFFSSSLKLPFGEFIKKKTVQLILPAFVWYIILCILNSSVNSLINKELTLKYDLHGLLNSFWFLKSLFCCYVITYLFIKLIRNEVLACLLSCIVLCVIPFGDFAATNFLLPFFWAGFFFQKYRLEIESKAFSLWYICLGLFLSSFVFWSGEYTIYKSPIELLSFNPLHFALNPFLVMLYRFFIGLVGSMFFILSIQLFHEKYENNVIVDKLSEIGTQTLGVYLIQTIVFEVFFFALDLSFDTFTVNVFSPLLAFFILVFCLLVIKVIKKNRYSRLLLLGTK, encoded by the coding sequence ATGGGAAAACGGATAAAATATTTAGATTTAATAAAATTCTTCGCTATATATTGTGTTATTCTGGGTCATTTAATTCAATACATTGGTGCTGATCCGTGGAATAATACTATTTGGAAATTAATCTATTCATTTCACGTACCATTGTTTATGATAATGAGTGGATATTTTTTCTCTTCGTCTCTGAAGCTACCTTTTGGAGAATTTATAAAGAAAAAGACTGTTCAGCTTATTCTGCCGGCTTTTGTGTGGTACATCATTCTTTGTATATTGAATAGTTCCGTGAACTCATTAATTAACAAAGAACTAACTTTGAAATATGACCTTCACGGGCTATTGAATAGCTTCTGGTTTTTGAAGAGCCTGTTTTGTTGTTATGTCATCACATATCTATTCATCAAACTAATAAGGAATGAAGTCTTGGCATGTCTGTTATCGTGCATCGTTTTATGCGTGATCCCTTTTGGTGATTTTGCTGCTACCAATTTTTTATTGCCTTTCTTCTGGGCTGGTTTCTTTTTCCAAAAGTATAGATTAGAGATTGAATCCAAGGCATTTTCATTATGGTATATCTGCCTCGGCTTATTTCTTTCATCCTTTGTTTTCTGGAGCGGGGAATATACCATTTATAAATCTCCAATTGAATTATTGTCATTTAATCCTTTGCATTTTGCGTTGAATCCCTTTCTGGTAATGTTGTATCGCTTTTTTATAGGTCTGGTTGGAAGTATGTTTTTTATCCTTTCAATACAGCTCTTTCATGAGAAATATGAGAATAATGTAATTGTAGACAAACTCAGTGAGATAGGGACTCAGACTTTAGGTGTTTATCTTATACAGACTATCGTATTTGAAGTCTTCTTTTTTGCCTTGGATTTAAGCTTTGATACTTTTACGGTCAATGTCTTTAGTCCTTTATTGGCATTCTTTATTCTTGTATTTTGTCTCTTGGTAATTAAAGTTATAAAGAAAAATAGATATTCCAGATTGCTTTTATTGGGAACTAAATAA
- a CDS encoding sulfatase-like hydrolase/transferase, giving the protein MKPLIKTVPALVGLSFFSLAHAQQENKRPNIIFILADDMGYGDLSCYGNKVVKTPNIDKLASEGMRFTNCYAGSAISSPSRCSLLTGKHTGHTTIRDNFCKAGGLPGLKGTTPIRRMHLLPNDTTIATVLGAAGYRTCLVNKWHQDGFNPGAGPLDRGFDEFYGWLISTENSNTPYYYPALRFYNRDLKVIPENENNKHGIHDSDLSVNESIDFIGRNKNNPFFLYLAFDVPHEPYSINSIEPYSSMPLSETAKLYAALITHTDEAIGRLIDYLDKNNMRDNTIIIFASDNGGAVQAPLEELNCNAGYRGRKGILYEGGIKVPFIVNYYKHIKGGQTKSNIIYFPDVMPTLADYAKAKLPQKTDGISIRPLLNGKDQNTANRILYWEFPGNQVAVRKGDWKAVSVTKNSKLELYNIANDPYEKTNLADKHPEIVSDLEKEIKKAHVPSPNWPVKGE; this is encoded by the coding sequence ATGAAACCATTGATAAAAACGGTTCCGGCCCTTGTAGGTCTCTCTTTTTTCAGTCTTGCTCATGCTCAGCAAGAGAATAAACGCCCCAATATTATTTTTATTCTGGCAGACGATATGGGATATGGTGATCTATCCTGTTATGGGAACAAAGTTGTTAAAACACCCAACATTGACAAACTGGCAAGTGAAGGTATGCGGTTCACTAACTGTTATGCAGGATCGGCCATCAGTTCGCCTTCCAGGTGTTCGCTGCTTACCGGTAAGCATACAGGGCATACAACTATCAGAGATAACTTCTGTAAAGCAGGAGGTCTTCCCGGATTGAAAGGCACTACTCCTATCCGCCGTATGCATCTGCTTCCTAACGACACAACGATTGCCACTGTTCTAGGTGCGGCAGGTTACCGAACTTGTTTGGTAAACAAATGGCATCAGGACGGATTCAATCCCGGTGCAGGTCCACTAGACCGCGGCTTCGATGAGTTCTACGGATGGCTTATCAGTACCGAGAATTCAAATACTCCTTATTACTATCCGGCTCTGCGTTTTTATAACCGGGATCTGAAAGTAATTCCAGAAAACGAGAACAACAAACACGGTATTCACGACAGTGACTTGTCCGTTAATGAATCAATAGATTTCATCGGAAGAAACAAAAATAATCCTTTCTTCTTATATCTGGCGTTTGATGTTCCCCATGAGCCTTATTCTATAAATAGCATAGAGCCCTACTCGTCCATGCCATTATCGGAAACGGCCAAGTTATATGCCGCTTTGATAACCCACACGGACGAAGCAATAGGCCGATTAATAGATTACCTGGATAAGAACAATATGCGGGATAACACAATTATCATCTTTGCATCAGATAACGGAGGTGCTGTACAGGCTCCGCTTGAAGAACTAAACTGCAATGCCGGTTATCGTGGAAGAAAAGGTATATTGTATGAGGGAGGTATTAAAGTTCCTTTCATCGTAAATTATTACAAGCATATTAAAGGCGGACAGACAAAAAGCAATATTATCTATTTCCCCGATGTTATGCCTACTCTTGCAGATTACGCAAAAGCCAAACTTCCTCAAAAGACAGATGGAATAAGCATCAGGCCTCTGCTAAACGGGAAGGATCAGAATACTGCTAACCGCATCTTGTACTGGGAATTTCCCGGAAATCAGGTTGCTGTACGAAAAGGTGACTGGAAAGCCGTATCAGTAACTAAGAACAGTAAGCTGGAATTGTACAACATAGCAAATGACCCTTATGAGAAAACAAATTTGGCAGATAAACATCCCGAGATTGTATCTGATCTTGAAAAGGAAATTAAAAAAGCACATGTGCCATCTCCAAATTGGCCTGTCAAAGGTGAATAA